Sequence from the Nymphaea colorata isolate Beijing-Zhang1983 chromosome 9, ASM883128v2, whole genome shotgun sequence genome:
CACTTGTGAAATCACGTAACTGAAATACTTGTAtcaaataagatttttttttttttgtttcagaaaatacttgaaaaaataactttttgaaaaaccattatttggtttttggaggGAAAAAGgttcctccctttttttttccaaatcgtCTTTAATAGATGATGGTAGCAACGTCATGCGGGAATTTGTGGAACCTGATGCTCATTTCGGAAATGAAGGTTAATAAAGGGACCGCACGGGCAAGGTTTTCCAAAATTAAATAATGATTTAATACTCAAGTTTGAACTGCTACTAAAAGTTCTGattctttgagagagagagagagagagagagggaggaagaggtgCGGATCCCAAATCACCGACTGCTGCTTTCGTCCTTTCCAGCTTCTTCCTTCGATTCTTCCCTCCTCCGCTCAGAGATTCGTTGAACgtggaggaggtggtggtggcgaCGGCCGAGGCGGCGATCGTCGTCCTCGTCTGAAACGGAAGGGGAATGGACACACTTAGGAAACAAGCAACAAGACTACGGGAACAGGTCGCCAAGCAACAACAGGTGctgtctctctccccctcccccctctctctcctccctgaTGTTAAACCCGTGAACCACGAGAGATGACGAAGGGGTTTGGTCTCCATAATCATGGTACTTATCAGTTCCTGGAAGGGTCTCTGCTTACCATTTATGAGACACCATAACCCCCGAAATAGATTTTATTTGGTATGATTTAATCTgattattatttttccttttctgatctgatatttttttttcggAATTAATTCTCTAGTGCTGTTGCATCTCGTTGAACAAGATTGTGATCCCTTTTTTATCGGGCTTCTCCTTATGCACAAACAGGGAACTGGTAGATCAAATAAGTACATTTGTGAACGTAGGGAAGTATTTTAAGTATCTTGTGTGTAGATTGTATTTTCGACCATTGTCATTCATCATGGTTAGCAAGCGCTGCCCATGTTTGGCATAACTTGATAACCATCTTTTCGTTTAGTACTGTTAAGCTCAAAACGTATAATTCTGATTTAGTGTGAGGGAATATAATTGGATTTGTGGGTCTGACGAGGTTCCCTTTATTTTGGTGGATACTCTTCTAAGGTTTGTATCTATGCGATAGCAAGTCGATCTCCTTATAAAGGGGAAAATACCTTTCTATCATCTGAAAACTGGATTATAATGGTGAATTAAGCATCTAGTGCATCGGAAGTAGAGGATATGTATCAGCCTTCTTCTGTTGAAACACTTCCCTTAAATTGCTGTTTACGATTCCCTTTAATGGAGGCTTACATGCTTTgacatatacacttcttcattttcctaaTTTCTTGGCATGGCTTTTCAACATGCTATTCATGTTTCAGTGCTAAAATCTAGTCATGTGCTTGCTACATGTCAAATGCTGGCATTTTTGAGGAATGTTCTACCggagaatcttttttttttctaatttcaggCAGTTCTCAAACAATTTGTTGGAGGTGGTTATGGAGGTTCAGATAATGTCATCACCGACGAGGCAGAACTTCTACAacatcaaaaacttgagaaactATACATATCCACTCGAGCAGGAAAGGTAAATCCCCTTCCTCCAATTCATTTTGGACTTGCTTGTTATCCTTTGTCTTGGTTTAATTTGTCATTGCTTTTAGCATTTTCAAAGGGACATCGTTCGTGGTGTGGAAGGTTTTATCGTTCATGGATCCAAGCAAGTAGAAATTGGTAAACTATCTGCAGCAGCAGTCATTTGATTTGTCGTTGATTTCTAACCATGTTTTCTTCACCTTGATCTTTGACCAACAATTTGTAAATGTTTGGCAGGAAACAAGTTGTCTGAGGATAGTaggaaatatggaattgataaTACCTGTACCAGCGGTGGTACCTTGGAAAAAGCTGCATTAAGTTTTGGTAAAGCTCGTTCTCAAATAGAAAAGGAGCGTGGCAATCTGCTCAAGTCCTTGGGGACACAGGTTTGATGAAGCACATCCTCTAGCAATCGTCTCCATTTCCTGTGCCATTTGTTTGACCGAATACTTTGTTATGGTCGTCTAAGAATATAATTTCAATGAAAACTCCACTCTTTGGACAAGACAGAAGGTGGAGATTATCTTCTTGCAGATTTCTTCTTAATTTCTGAAGAACCATAGTAGTTAATCCATGCTCGTCTCATAATTAGTTTTTGTACATCTGGTCAGTTTGGTTTCTTTGCTTGTCTGCAAATGTTGTTctgcttcttcttgttcttcaatGTATGTAATCTTGTTTTCTAAGTATTTGAATCCCTAGATAATTGCGGTTTGATAATTATTGGCTTATAATATCCTGCCAATGTTGAAAAAATATAGTGATTTTTTACTCCTATGTTCCATGTATgcatatcttcttttttttaagaatttgaaTTCCTTAAAAAATCGTGGTTTGGCAATTGTTAGCTTATAAAATCCTGCTTAtgttgaaaaaacatgtttttttaaaactcCTATCCGCAGTTGGTTTTTGCAAAAAGGCAATTACAAGATGTCTTGTACAGGTTAAAGGTTTTATGCACTTTACGGGATGTAAAGTAGTGTGGttattcttgtttattttgTATCACTTTTATTGCTTTGTTGTAAAGATTTGCATGTTCCTCTTTTTCAGGTTGCAGAGCCATTAAGAGCCATGGTAATGGGTGCACCATTAGAGGATGCTCGGCATCTTGCTCAACGTTATGATAGAATGCGGCAAGAAGCTGAAGCACAGGTATTCCATGCCTGGATTTTGTTAGTTGGTTCATTATCGAAGTTGatagaattttctttttggacATTTTGGTTGTGAAAATGGACTATTCTCTAGTAGATTGTGCCATACGCTGTACCATACTACCATTTTTATGGGTCTTGGCAGTAGAATGACCCAACATGATTGAACTGATGGAATTTGGTAATTATGCTATCATGCAGTGACTTAATTTCGATCAGCATCCTATCTATTCTAACCAAACCAACTAATTGAAAACTGTGGTTTTCCACTTCCAATTACagatgccaaaaaaaaaaaaaacagctagTTCTGCTTGCTAAAGTTTTTAGATTATTCATGTTTTTACATGCATTTGTGGTTATGCTGTTTCAATGAGGTCCCACATAGGCTATTGAAGTATCAAAGCGCCAAATGAGAGCCAGAGAAGGAACTGGAAATCCAGATAATATTTTGAAGTTAGAAGCAGCTGAAGCAAAACTTCAGGAACTTAAGTCAAACATGGCTGTATTAGGGAAAGAAGCAGCAGCTGCAATGGCTGCCGTTGAAGCCCAGCAACAAAGGTTAACTCTTCAGAGGCTTATTGCCATGGTAATTACTTTCATATGATCATCTATGCTTAGCTTGCTGATCAGAATTCTAAGTTGTTCTTTTTCATgggaaatatttttaaaatacctCCCCATATATCAGGTTGAATCAGAGCGTATTTATCACCAGAGAGTACTTCAAATTCTTGATCAGCTAGAAGGAGAggtgattttttatattttacctttttctatgtattttttaCTGGTACTCTTCTATTCTTAATCATAAGTGTTGGATGTTTAGTATTTGCGAGATAAAACACTTGTTTAATTGTGTTTTCCAGGGTTTCCAATTCAAAATTTGTACTACAATAAAACTTGTTCATTTAAGCATTTGGACCCCCTTGTTCTACAGTATATTTTAATAGACCAGGCATTGGCTCCTTCCAATAGCACATGctgttctttctttttagtGTCTTCTTTTCTAAAGCTTCAGGAATCATTGTGAGTGTATGTGCTGAGAGCCTGAAACTATTCTCATCTAGTTTATGTATTTATGACTATGCACACACAGCCTCAAGCCTGCTTGTTTATATGGGAATCAAAATTTACTCTCTTTAAAACAGGTAGAAAAAATATCAAGGTTAATCTTTCTCTGCATTAGAGATGGTGGAGAGTAGCCTTTTCTGCCCTTTCTGGGAATAGtatatgtttggttctgtcatggAAGGTAGACGGACAGTAGGGATGGAGCAGGATATTAGAATGGTCCGTTGCTGTTCTTCTGTTCTCAAGTTTGGGTACAAAGGGGCAGAAGTCATTATTTTAGTTCAGTCTTGGATTGAGAATATGCGTTACCAACCCTGGAACTTCTtcgctattttttttttgcaccgTATATCATTGCACCACTTGTGGAGAGGAGGTGTTGGTAAGGCATCATAGGCGAGCCACCAAAGAAGAAGGGCAAGATGTTTGTGTTTCTTCCTGCCTGGTAGGAAAGTAACTTTTTGGTTTCAGATGACCTGAAAACATGGAAAATCTCTCTGGTCGAATTCagtacaacaaaaaaaaatcaaaaacatgTCTGGATTGTGTATGTCTCTATTGCCTGGTCCCTGAACTTAGTTTCACTCCTGAGAGGTGCTACATGTATCTGTGTATTTAAAAAACACCCGTGTTGTTGACAATGGCACCTGCATTGATAGCTTTTGAGTCAAGGTTAAATTTGTAACTAATTTGTGGTCTACGGTTTTCCCTATTTATCTCATccattttatctttctttctattcttttttccCTAGATCAATGGTACAATTTAATTAGTTTCACGGCACACATGGAAGTGACCCATTCACTGTCTAATTACTTATGTTGAACATTTCTCCAAAATACTGTGTGGTCATGTTATATGTATTTACTAGTTAATGAGATGCATAACAGCAAGCATATAATCAATTCCATGTTGCCAGCATTGGAAACCTTTTTGTCTCCCCAAATTACTGCTAGACTCTAAATATCTGTGCTTATGGATGATCGGCAGATGGTATCTGAACGCCAGCGTATTGAAGCATCTCCTATTCCAAATGTTGATAATACACCTCCACCTCCTTCATATGAAGAGGCTAATGGCCTATTCACGTCTCCAGCTCATGATAAATTTGCTGAAAATGTTTCCTACTTCTTGGGGGAGGTAAATTCTTGTGTTTCTTGGACTATTCTTTATCAGGATGAGCTCTCTTCTGGTTTTCTGCTTACTCATTTTAAGTAATTTTCATTCTGTTGGACAGGTTATGCATCCTCATCAGGCTGAGTCCGACATTGAACTTAGCTTGTCTGTTGGTGACTACGTTGTTGTCCGAAAGGTTTTTCTCAACTCTTTTCctcttaaagaaagaaaatggtggCCAATACAAGCTTAGCATGAGCACTGGTGATGCTTAGAAAATAGTTGTTTATTATTCCCTTATATCCGGTAAACTGACGGAACAAAACTAACTTTGACATCTCAATAAGCTAGTCTGTAACTCCAAAACATAAAGTGAATTATGGGAAAACTTGAGCCtggttcattttcatgtcaGACCCGCTATTTCAATAATAAAGGTAGTATAATTTTAATGTTAACCTTTGTAAGCTGAAACTtgagacctttttttttaacataaaattttaattccaaATTTGCTCTTTTGCTGAAACCAGCGCTTCAGCTAGTTATTTTACATCAAGTATATATTGTTTGTTGATCCTTTCAACTAGTTGTTTTACACGGAATATATGACTGGAAAATATTGTCAGCAAACAAagctattccttttttttctttttgatagaATAATTCTCTAGGTGTTAACGTCTATAAATATGTGACGAATAAAGGTTAGTCGCAGATGGACGTTTAGTACATCGCGAAAGAAATTTCTCCAAGTCActggcttttatttttttgggataTGTATCTTAAaacgaaaaataaaattattgcaTACCTTTGTGTTGTTCATGGGTATTATTCCGTGTTGATACTTGTAAACATGCGCCTACTGCTCTTTTGTGCGCGAGAGTGGTATTCCTGTTTGTCTTAGGgacattttattttgaaaattgcctgAAAGGCTCAACTGGTGATATTTGTTTCACAGCTGTATCGTTTGACCTTTTTTGGCGGCATGCCAGGTATCTAACAATGGCTGGGCCGAAGGTGAGTGCAAGGGGAGAGCCGGGTGGTTTCCTTTCGAATATGTTGAAAGACGGGACCGTGTTCTTGCAAGCAAGGTGGCTGAAGTCTTCTAGAGTTTCTTGGATTGAATGGTCATCTTTTGCATCTTCAGTTGCATCTGTTGATAAAGAGAAACAGTACGTCATACGAATAGGGGATTTTGTTGGTTGTAAATTTGCTCTCTCAAcataatattattttacttCAGGGCTTAGTTGGTCAAACGCTGTAGTCTAGAAGGcttattcaattttttctttcttttcctttttcaagaaaacGAGTATCATTTGGATGAGTCTTTTTTGAATCTTTTCCAATGACAAGAAATTCAGTCGATTGGAGCTCTCATTGGCCTCTTGAAAGAATGAATTGGATCCAGTGTTGCTTTATGCTTATAAGGTTTGTTCTCACGAAGGATGGAGCCGTCTAGCATCCTGGCTCACTAACCTCTTGAGGGGAAAAAGTAGAGTCTCCAAGTAATTCCATTtcatgtttttagtttttaaactTTTACTGTATGTTCATGAACTACTTTTTTATTCTCTACTTGTTAGGGTCATTCAATCTGCTTTCTTTTGGAAACTAGCAATCCATTCCCTTGTCAAGAAGTTTAACAAATTGGAAGCCAATAACCATCAAGGGAAAAACAAAGATCACAACAGCGGACAACTGGTGTAAAAGAATATCTGGTGACCTTGaggcaatttttctttttgagtcaGGACAGGCTATAGATGAAACAAAGATGTTAAGCAAGTTGACAGACTAAGATCACGACTAAGAATCTATCCAAGTGGGTTGGTTTAAAGCTTACAAGCAGAAGGGCTACAGTTTATTTCCTGCAGAATGTTTCCTTTCCGCTGCAAGACCAAAGAACAGGGGGAGAGAGAGCGGGAGGTATTGAACAAACGGTAAATAAATGATGCCTTAAGAAAATTACAATATCCCAGCAATTTTGTTTAGCTACTTTCGTAACTCTTTACGTATAGCAGTTGCACCTTATACATGGTGCAAAAAGAATAAGGATGAAAATCTACTTGAATGTTCCATGAACCATTTATAAATTGATATTTTGGTGGCATTCTGCTGAGCGAGAGACCAGCTTCCGGTGGCTGCTTATTAAATGGAGCAGCAAACTGAGAAACAATAATCAGACTGATGTCATCTTGGGCTAGTGTCATGTTTGTAGTAAACCTGGAACCCAGATACGAGCCTTATCGTATGCGATAAGCAGTCAAGGCAAACCAGCCACCAAGAGGAAGGCCATTGTAGCTTTCAGCTCGCCAAGATTCTCTGCACCGAATTCATCCATGAACGATATGCTTTGTTAAGACCAACCAATGAAGGAAAGGACATAATGGGAAGTCTACGTAGCTTTTAGCTCGCCAAGATTTTTGTTGATGAGTTCAGCAGAGAATAACATGCTTTGAGGGGAAGTCAATCGCCGGAATGCAGCTAAAAACCGGACCTGAGACATGCTTTAATTCATTAGCTACCAAGCGAACAAGTCTTCTCTGTGTGTGGGGGTGTTTGGGTGGGTGGTGGGGTTGTGTTTTTGCTCAGGATAAACTAAGATGTTTGAGGGTTATATTACCCATTGGAATACGGACAGTGCCCACCAACAGCCTGGTAGACCAAATCCTTTGTTGACAGTAAGCTGTTCAAGGAAGCATGCAGATTACATCAACTCACTAtccaacatatttttcttgctttgaaGCCCGTGCCATCATGACACTATGAAAATACTAATTTCAAGTCCTTGAGTTATAAGAAGGCAGAAGGCATACCAATAGTAGGACACCTAGACAAAAGCAACTGATCATCGACAAGCTCAGGAACGCAAGATCCCTCCCAGCctatacaagaaaaaaaaagaggaaaatgttCGGATTAAGAGCTGTACAAAAATTATGTCTACATTAAAACAGATCGTTCACTACAAGACCATAGACAATGAAAATAAGAATCAAGACAAAGAATGATAAAATGGGAGTTGAAAGTCTCAAATTTTTGCTTCCTACTTGTACCACCATGCAGCCTCACCTTAGAGAACAAGGAAAGGATAGTCAAAATAGAAATAGCTATTTCTTAATCATCAATTCATCAATCGtatttcatatgaaaatttggGAGCATGAACTCTAGATGCTTTTTGATGGTTCAATCCATCCATTGCTACAAATAGTTTTCTTCTGCAATCTAAAACACGTGTGATATATTGGATAAGATGATATGGTCTCATCTATACACAACTGTAGCTAGCTTTCATCTCATATGTGCACCCGGACATGCATAAACAGGCATCCCTGGCTTGATGTGATGCCACCAGTATCAGCCCAAAGTTGCTGGCATGACTATCTATATGGACAGTCACACAGTGTATCAACCCATTACTACCACGATACGACATGTCATCCCAAATTAATGCAACTGCCCAATACCAGGTGATTTCTCATGAACtaacaaacttttaaaaaatgacaataaaaagTCAAACTTTGGACTCAACCTACTTTGGTGCAAACAAGTCTTCCAGTTTAGAAATAATTCAGCACCGGGCCGTATGGAACTAATGGTATTGGCTAGAATGGGATGAGGTAACGATGGAATGTTTTCCTCACAAAATTGCTCAAATTTCCATCATTGGTGAAATCAGTAGAGCAAAGTTCAACCTAACGTATTGAAGCTGTTGAATTATCAGTTTATAGTGAGTATCTTAGTGATCACAAAGGTTGTCAAAGTTAAAAACTCACTGCTTACATGAATAAGCATATGCAAGGTGTGAAGTATTTAGCTGCAATTCTTCCCCATTCATTTAGGCATTTTTCCGTTACAGCATGGAATACCAGATCTTTGGACTACGATTGCCTAGATACCTCTGCTTTACACTTTATCACCACACAGAATCATCCTAAAAGCTTCCACATATTCAAAGGAAATATTGCACTTCAATATATCCTTGCATTGTAGACATAATGCAAGAATGATTGCCTTAGAAGCACAATACCATATTTATGAGTTATGACTTATTTGAAACAGAAGATACAACGACTAATAAATGAAATGATGCCCATCTACAAATAAAGCATTTTAGTCCAAAAAGTAAATGGTTTCGTGTTGGCTCTAGTTGACATTCTTACCAGTAAGGTTCCTTCAAGGCTAAGTGTTGGTGGTGTAATCAGTATAGCGACAGAGTAAGGCAAAAGAACAGTTCTCATCTGCAAGCAAAAGTGCAGGAAAATATATAAGAATATCAGCTACCAAAACAATGAGCAAACTACAAGAagtgaaaaggagaaaagaaagaatcagcTGTAACTATTGTAAGCACCCCTAGATTTTCACCCACGTGAGTGCTACAGAAAATTAAAATGGATGCCATAGAATAGTGGAACATAGATGGACGGTCAGCCATATTTGAACTGCAGCAGCAGGTCAATAATCTCAATATATTGCAGATTATTCCCCACAACTATGAtgatctttttcatttcaagGTCTAGCAGAACAATAAACATTTGCTGTTCATGATTTTGCATTGGCTCCTTATAAAAACTGAATAAATTCAGGGAATACTCCTACTAGTCCTACTTCAGCCAATTTTGCATGAAAGCATTTAATGAACCAGATgattcaaaaaatattgaggCTATGTTTCAATTGTGGGCTGAGAATCCTAATTCTTTTACTTGTTTGGGCATCACTTGCAATTTAATGGATTTCCGCAACCTAAAGAGATGCACCAAATGGCCAACAATGTGACAAGAAGATAAGATAGAAGtaagatttcttttttcaaaatattctcTCTTCAGCCAACAATTTACATAAGACAGAAGTAGTGACAATTGACAAGGACTTTTTACCAAGGTATTTTATCTTTAGGCCGAGAATTTACATCTAGTCGATCATTATCCAATAAGCTTTTTATGCAAGCAACCAGATCACTAAATTGATGGAAAGCAAATAAGAAAACATTTGAAGGAAGAGTGCAAATGATGTAACAATTTTAATATCATGAGAATGTACCTCACTGCTGACACCAAGATCACTTGTGAAAATATAAGGAAAGAGCCATGGAACCACTGTGCCGATAGTTGCCAATATACATCCAGCAATAATCCCAATGGTCACAAGGGACTGCAGCAGCATTCTTGCCTGGGTTGAACAAGGAACATTTTAGTATATCTATCAACACAACACGGAGGATGAATATGAAGTTTCAAAACAGCAGAAAAATTCATACAGATGCAATAGAAGATTTTTTGTAGGATCATGAAGAATGCTTATCTATTTTAGTAATAAATCAAAtccaagaaatgaaaaagagaccAAGAAATGCATGATCTACTTCCATTACAAAGAGATTTTACCACCATTGCCTATCTATTGCATTatcaactttttccttttcttgagaaagaacattGTACTATATTTTAGTAATAAATCAAATCCATGGGACAGATTCAAGATATCATTCTCAGTCATGTCCACAATTCATAATATCCTGACGTCAACAGAATCAGATTTCAAGAAAGAACATAACAGCACATAGGCAGAAACAGAGACCTTCTCTAAATTCCTTTTCGCACCATATATCAACTCTGGCATAAATGACTGTGCTGTCTGAGAGAGAGGCTCGCCCCATACACCACACATGCTGTACACTCCAATCATAACCTTgaaatgaagaggaaagaaagccTTAgactcataaaaattttatccAGGGAAAACGGCTCACTATAGAAAAAATGCTCAagtaaaagagaagaaaaggaaacatatTTGAGATACTAAACTGAGTCTCAATAAAAACCTGATGTGCAGCAAGAGTAATTGTCCCCATTGACGTAGcaaaataagtaagaaatgaataaaatgcCACCTGAAAATGGTATGATACATTAGAAAGtacagaaatgaaaaaaaatactcaaaatgcaattaagatgaaaaaattaataaccAGAATACCTTGGAAAACATAGTTATGAATACAGGAGCTGCAAGCTCAACTATTTGCAAAAGTTCACTTGGTGATGGAATTGACAGCCGGAAAGCACTGAAACCAGACTTGTTTAAAGAGTCAATCATCAAAACTGCTCCAATAAACTGCAAACATCATTTCCAAGTTAGGTTATGGTGTAACGCATGAATCCTATGATGACTTCATAATGTTCAAAAGAAATATGCATAGATGGAACATTAACATCTGCAATGTAACTAAGTAGAGGATCTAGACACTAATGTAATGTTCACATACTTGCGAAACCATTGTGGCCCATGCAGCACCAGCAATTCCATAATGCCAGAAACTGCACAATATAATATCTCCAAACCCATTCACTAAACTAGCAATAATCAAGACCTTCAATGGACCAAAAGAATCTTTCATTGCCAAACTGCAAACAGATACAACAAGTCTCAGACATTGTAAGGGATGATCCCAGATTTGCGTGTACCACATTGGTAAAGGAAATAGAAAGCATCAAAATGATAGGTTCCAGACAATTCCATTACAGAAATTTATTGTATTTCAAGCAAGACACACAACATGGAACCTTTCTTATCAGGCAATAACGCCTTACCTATGAGTTTGCACATGCACATTCATGTCTGCTGTATGCCATGCTATGTGGTTCAATTGGGTCAAGTACTAGaatccaaacaaaagaaacaagacaaTCTTATTACAGAATTTACGAGCTACAAATGCATACAACATGCGGGTGAATTGTGATGATGAACCCTCTAAGCTAGAAAAACCACGTTAAGCCCTGCCGACCAACCCTTGTGGAAGCAACACTATGGAAAACGTCAAGCTACGGAATGACAATGTTGATACTTGACCCAATTCCAGGGTGTTCAGCTTGACAACAATCACAGTTCCCTCTTACCACTTATTCATCACTAACTCTACCACTTGTTAAGGTATTCTGTTTGACATATTGAACAATGGTTCTGGACAATGGTTGTCCAGAAATGAATGAACACCATATTCAAACAAGTAGTAAGCCGGATGTGCTCAAAATGGCTCTGGTATGAAATTGTCCTCCAATTGACtctaaaaaaagagaacaaaaaatagaaatcccCAATTCATTAGTTCTGACTTGACTCTACCCTTCccccttccttttcctctctctctctctctctctctctgcggaCACCAGCCTTCTTGAGTCCAAACAGACAGTATATTGATAGAATGATTTTTATGCTTTAGTATCTTACGAATCTAGTAATATATTGTTTACCATGGTATGTGACAAattgctttcatttttgttgaatCGTTGATAGAAAGGTAGCTTGTTGT
This genomic interval carries:
- the LOC116261401 gene encoding SH3 domain-containing protein 2, coding for MDTLRKQATRLREQVAKQQQAVLKQFVGGGYGGSDNVITDEAELLQHQKLEKLYISTRAGKHFQRDIVRGVEGFIVHGSKQVEIGNKLSEDSRKYGIDNTCTSGGTLEKAALSFGKARSQIEKERGNLLKSLGTQVAEPLRAMVMGAPLEDARHLAQRYDRMRQEAEAQAIEVSKRQMRAREGTGNPDNILKLEAAEAKLQELKSNMAVLGKEAAAAMAAVEAQQQRLTLQRLIAMVESERIYHQRVLQILDQLEGEMVSERQRIEASPIPNVDNTPPPPSYEEANGLFTSPAHDKFAENVSYFLGEVMHPHQAESDIELSLSVGDYVVVRKVSNNGWAEGECKGRAGWFPFEYVERRDRVLASKVAEVF
- the LOC116260165 gene encoding protein DETOXIFICATION 46, chloroplastic-like, whose product is MAARATWGSHPPCLFLTSSRWHPAAFRSLKPFPLDSPLTRSRRRIRCCASPTIGPFDDGPKSIGSGEDGPVLAREEQIVGSAEGGHISLGGNLQGGIWQQVKDIAMFAAPATGLWLCSPMMSLIDTAVVGQSSAVELAALGPGTVVCDYMSFVFMFLSIATSNLVATSLARKDREEAQEHISMLLFIALVCGFGMLFVMKLFGNQILSAFIGPKNVHIVPAASSYIQIRGLAWPAVLVGMVAQSASLAMKDSFGPLKVLIIASLVNGFGDIILCSFWHYGIAGAAWATMVSQFIGAVLMIDSLNKSGFSAFRLSIPSPSELLQIVELAAPVFITMFSKVAFYSFLTYFATSMGTITLAAHQVMIGVYSMCGVWGEPLSQTAQSFMPELIYGAKRNLEKARMLLQSLVTIGIIAGCILATIGTVVPWLFPYIFTSDLGVSSEMRTVLLPYSVAILITPPTLSLEGTLLAGRDLAFLSLSMISCFCLGVLLLLTVNKGFGLPGCWWALSVFQWVRFLAAFRRLTSPQSMLFSAELINKNLGELKAT